Proteins encoded by one window of Scatophagus argus isolate fScaArg1 chromosome 8, fScaArg1.pri, whole genome shotgun sequence:
- the bcas2 gene encoding pre-mRNA-splicing factor SPF27, whose protein sequence is MAGTASVAGEVFVDALPYFDQGYDAAGVREAAAALVEEETRRYRPTKNYLSYMPTPDFSAFETEIMRNEFERLAARQPMDLLSMKRYELPAPSSGQKNDITAWQECVNNSMAQLEHQAVRIENLELMSQYGTNAWKVYNDNLAFMIEMAQKELQKLRKQIQDLNWQRKNDQLAGGAKLRELESNWVSLVSKNYEIERAIVQLENEITQLRQQQGDENKENIRQDF, encoded by the exons ATGGCCGGAACGGCTTCAGTTGCTGGTGAAGTGTTCGTCGATGCGTTGCCATACTTTGACCAAGGTTACGATGCAGCAGGTGTCAGAGAAGCA GCTGCAGCATTGGTGGAAGAGGAGACAAGAAGATACCGACCCACCAAGAACTACCTGAGCTACATGCCCACACCTGACTTCTCTGCTTTTGAG ACAGAAATTATGAGGAATGAATTTGAACGGCTGGCAGCTCGGCAGCCCATGGATCTCCTGAGCATGAAGAG ATACGAGCTGCCAGCACCCTCATCAGGCCAGAAGAATGACATCACAGCGTGGCAGGAGTGTGTGAATAATTCAATGGCCCAGCTCGAGCACCAGGCAGTCCGCATTGAGAACCTGGAACTCATGTCACAGTATGGAACAAACGCATGGAAAGTGTACAACGA taACTTGGCCTTCATGATTGAGATGGCTCAGAAGGAACTTCAGAAACTCAG GAAGCAAATTCAAGATTTAAACTGGCAGCGAAAAAATGACCAGTTAGCAGGAGGAGCCAAACTGCGAGAGCTGGAGTCAAA CTGGGTGTCTCTGGTCAGTAAGAACTATGAGATCGAGCGGGCCATCGTCCAGCTGGAGAACGAAATAACACagctcagacagcagcagggggACGAGAACAAAGAGAACATCCGACAAGACTTCTAG
- the otud3 gene encoding OTU domain-containing protein 3, with amino-acid sequence MSRKQTPKPVRSNKKSELERKRDERAARRAIVKDRKNRPQDCDEGAEFVSFSNQLQALGLKLREVPGDGNCLFRALGDQLEGHSRGHLRLRQETVQYMMSHRQDFEPFVEDDVPFAQHLANLSQPGTFAGNDAIVAFARSQQVKVVIHQLNTPLWEINGSEKQVCRELHIAYRYGDHYDSVRRTGDNSESPAQLRIENLQNSRGQQREFGDGLRDRQKNPSPTVSEEDNVILSSIKNRGIQGDEENLLQLSAATINAEWLAGSKLGQSCRGQCASGSCSACRAATTDCSEQKQLAEGSNVQKPKVSNKQRKEQQRQEKKKRQEERHRQKFLQSKGSQDQNQNLPEDVTLVPALNTLSI; translated from the exons ATGTCAAGGAAACAGACACCAAAACCTGTGCGGAGCAACAAGAAGAGTGAACTGGAACGCAAAAGGGATGAGCGGGCAGCACGCCGGGCTATCGTAAAGGACCGCAAGAATCGGCCTCAGGATTGTGATGAAGGGGCAGAGTTTGTCAGTTTCTCTAATCAGCTCCAGGCGCTTGGACTCAAGCTAAGAGAAGTCCCTGGAGATGG GAACTGTCTGTTCAGAGCTCTAGGTGATCAGCTAGAGGGTCACTCCAGAGGTCACCTCCGGCTTCGGCAGGAGACTGTCCAGTATATGATGTCCCATCGACAGGACTTTGAACCTTTTGTCGAGGATGACGTGCCCTTTGCACAGCACT TGGCAAACCTCTCTCAGCCTGGAACGTTTGCTGGCAATGATGCTATCGTGGCTTTTGCTCGCAGTCAACAAGTAAAAGTGGTCATCCATCAGCTCAACACACCACTGTGGGAG ATAAATGGTTCAGAGAAGCAGGTGTGCAGAGAGCTACACATTGCCTACCGCTATGGTGACCATTATGACAGTGTGAGGCGGACTGGAGACAACTCTGAGAGTCCTGCTCAGCTCCGCATAGAA AATCTGCAGAATTCACGAGGACAGCAGCGTGAGTTTGGGGATGgtctgagagacagacagaaaaatccTTCTCCCACAGTCTCAGAGGAGGACAACGTGATCCTGAGCTCCATCAAGAATCGAGGAATACAGG GTGATGAGGAGAATCTTCTGCAACTGAGTGCAGCAACCATCAATGCCGAGTGGCTCGCTGGTTCCAAGTTGGGCCAGTCCTGTCGGGGCCAGTGTGCCTCAGGATCCTGCTCAGCCTGCAGAGCAGCAACTACTGACTGCAGCGAGCAAAAACAGCTGGCAGAGGGCAGCaatgtacaaaaaccaaag GTGTCTAACAAGCAGAGGAAAGAGCAGCAGcgacaagagaagaagaaacgtCAGGAGGAGAGGCATCGGCAGAAGTTTCTCCAGAGTAAAGGAAGTCAGGACCAGAACCAGAACCTGCCAGAGGATGTTACTTTAGTACCAGCTCTCAACACTCTCAGTATATAG